The nucleotide sequence CAGCTGGTGGCTTCTGGGCAATACCATCACTACTGTCAGTGTCAGGAGCATCTTCCCCACTGCTGGACACAGTGGAGTCCCTCAGTCCCTGCTCCATGctcacagccagcagctctggggtATCCCCATCCCCAGTGGGCTGCACATCTTCCACCTGCAGAGACATGGACAGGGTCAGGCTGCAGCTCCATGGACAGGCGGCACAGAAAACCCATGAATGATCTTGTGAATTCACCCCAGAAACCTCTCCTTCTGTAGCCAAGGGAAGAAGGACCGAAGCACGTCCTTCCAGCTCAGTATATGAAACCCTACCCAGGACCAAGTTGGCAGCTGTATGCAGCAGGCCCACTCACTCACCTGGAGAGCTGATGACTCCTTCAACACAACAGTCCCATCCCACTCTTCAAACTCCAGGTCTGTCTCAGTGTCATTCTGGGACTTGTACTCCTCGCTGTCTGTTTCCACATCCgagggctgggaagggaagaggtAGTCCCTGAGGGaggcaccagccctgcagccaagCAGCCATGGGTGGCCATGGTGCTGCCTTGCAGGGACACTAACTGAAGGGGAATTTTGGTGTTATGGGGCAAGCAGGGCACCCACACTTTCAGACACTGAAGACACTATGCTCAGGTTCTCCTTGGACAGCCTGCAGCCCCAAAAGGGCATATGACAAAGGAAGCCTCTTTGCAGATCTCTACGCAGGCTCCTCCACAGCCCTACACAGTGAAGCTCCCAGTCCACCGGGAGGACAGAGGCCAAGTAATCCTGACTCGCTTTCCCCTGAGGAGAGGATCTGCTCGGCCACCAGAACACCATACCTCATATGTGACATCTTCAGGGTCATCCTCTGGCAGGTCCCTCTCCAGCACCACCACCCAGGACACCTGCTCCTCCAGAGCGACATCGTCCCGTTTCCTCTTGTTTGCTTTACTAGATGGGTTGATCAGAGCCTCACGGATCTCTGCAGGGATCCGCAGGTGGCAGAGTGCATACAGAATAAACACACAGCTACAGATTTCCCAGCTTTCTACCCAGCACAGGAGCTTCAGACCCAATGTGTTTGGATGTCATGCTCTGTGCTTCTGGTCTGCAAGCCCTTTGGGTGCTCCAGAAGGCCCCAGCTCTTACCCTTGGGCATGTCGCTCTGGCCCCAATCCGCTGGCAGTTGGCCCAGGATGTT is from Anser cygnoides isolate HZ-2024a breed goose chromosome 27, Taihu_goose_T2T_genome, whole genome shotgun sequence and encodes:
- the LOC106045660 gene encoding uncharacterized protein, producing MQQQFQPHSSPVWAELLQGRMVVCNKPYSLPSRILCQVLQLGFVKNLLKILQKVSAWVGLVVPVETIISKVCPMQSPTRPGRLAKKRRGRLMRLLLSIVPTRIQNILGQLPADWGQSDMPKEIREALINPSSKANKRKRDDVALEEQVSWVVVLERDLPEDDPEDVTYEPSDVETDSEEYKSQNDTETDLEFEEWDGTVVLKESSALQVEDVQPTGDGDTPELLAVSMEQGLRDSTVSSSGEDAPDTDSSDGIAQKPPAGESSGDGSGQEQEVDHESSSLLQCEGKQEP